The sequence CCTGACAATATTAAGGTTTTACAAGAATATCTAAATAAATATTCCGAATTTGACTTAATACTAATGATAGGCGGATCTTCATTTGGCAGAGACGATTATACTGCAAGTATTTTGGAAGAAAATGGCAAGTTACTTGCACATGGAGTTTATTTAAGACCAGGAAAGCCAGTTATACTTGGTTCTATTAATAAATCGATTTTTATTGGTTTACCAGGTTATTCTGCTGCTTGCGCAGTTATTTTGGATTACTTTGTTAAACCTGTTTTAAACACGATGACCGGGAAAGTAGAATTCACTAAAAAGTCCCCTGTAAGTATTTACAAACCTATAACTTCAAGCTCTGGAGAAGAAGAGAGGATACGAGGACAGGTAGCAAAGATTAAAGACAAAATATATTTTTATCCTTTAAATAGGTCTTCTAGCTCGGTTTCTTCTTTATTGTATGCTGATGGTATCTGTATTTTAGAGAAGGGAATACAAGGGAGTACTGAACAAGAAAGTTTTGACTTTATATTTTGGAGAAAAGAAGATCTTAGTGAGAATTCGATTGTAGTACTTGGCAGTAACGATCCCCTTTTACCATATATTTCATCAAAATTATATAAAGATTTTAAGTTAAGAATTGTTTCTTCCCCTTCAGGAAGTTTGGCTGGCATAGCCTCGTTAAAGGATGGATTATGTCACGTTGCAGCAACTCATTTGTTTGATAGTGAGACGGGAGAATATAATATTCCATTTATATTAAAATATTTTGATAAAGGTGATACAATATTGGTAATGTTAGCATATAGGCAACAGGGTATGATGGTAAAAAAGGGAAATCCTTTTAATGTACAAAGTCTTGAAGACATAGTATCGAAAGGCTTAAGAATAGTTAACAGGCAAAAAGGTGCTGGTACTAGAGTGCTTTTGGATTATGAGATGAATAAGTTGGGGATAAAGCCGTCTCAAATTTTGGGCTATGAAAATGAAGTTTTTACGCATTATGCTGCAGCTACTAGCATTCTTAGTTCGGTTGCAGATGTTGCTTTTGGCATTCAATATACTGCTGATTTTTTGGGTTTGGATTTTATTCCCTGGAAAAAAGAAAATTTTGAACTTTGTATTTGTAAAAATAGTTTAAATGATCCTAAGATTTTGTCTTTGATTGACTTAATTAAAAGTAAATCCTTTATTGATGCGAATTTAAATTTTAGCGGTTATGATTTTTCTGATACGGGTAAAATAAGGGAGGTTTAAATTGGTAGATTTATTTGGAAGAAATATAGATTATGCTAGAATTTCAA comes from Thermodesulfobium acidiphilum and encodes:
- a CDS encoding molybdopterin biosynthesis protein, translated to MARKLYRKLMDPKDALELLLDEVKLINKSPIGSEEIKTVNAGGRIASKNIIAKITCPNFQSSAMDGYALVAKSTKEASVHSPLRINKDKFIEVDTGDFIPHPFDCVVMVEKTRQNPDGSITIFEAMHPGENIRLIGEDFNPGEIVVYGGQEISTFEIMSLLATGNDIVTVNKRPRAVIIATGDEITNSYENLDKNMYFNFNGPAISYFLKEHKAIVEETPILPDNIKVLQEYLNKYSEFDLILMIGGSSFGRDDYTASILEENGKLLAHGVYLRPGKPVILGSINKSIFIGLPGYSAACAVILDYFVKPVLNTMTGKVEFTKKSPVSIYKPITSSSGEEERIRGQVAKIKDKIYFYPLNRSSSSVSSLLYADGICILEKGIQGSTEQESFDFIFWRKEDLSENSIVVLGSNDPLLPYISSKLYKDFKLRIVSSPSGSLAGIASLKDGLCHVAATHLFDSETGEYNIPFILKYFDKGDTILVMLAYRQQGMMVKKGNPFNVQSLEDIVSKGLRIVNRQKGAGTRVLLDYEMNKLGIKPSQILGYENEVFTHYAAATSILSSVADVAFGIQYTADFLGLDFIPWKKENFELCICKNSLNDPKILSLIDLIKSKSFIDANLNFSGYDFSDTGKIREV